The following coding sequences are from one Halictus rubicundus isolate RS-2024b chromosome 11, iyHalRubi1_principal, whole genome shotgun sequence window:
- the LOC143358964 gene encoding outer dynein arm-docking complex subunit 4 isoform X1 has translation MGTKDIKQSLKMKQKQDRNMQLPEDTEPTAMLALGLREMRIGDVMVAMNCINKALNLEPNDRNALIARSKCHLLLGEPQKALQDAENALNYKMKSANMAKAMYCKAEALYHLGDYEMSLVYYYRGMRIRPEYGQFRLGVQKSKDAIKNVLHKDSTINV, from the exons ATGGGCACCAAGGACATCAAGCAGTCGTTAAAGATGAAACAAAAGCAAGATCGGAATATGCAACTTCCAGAGGACACTGAGCCGACCGCCATGCTTGCCTTAGGCTTGCGCGAAATGCGCATCGGCGATGTTATGGTCGCCATGAATTGTATTAATAAG GCACTGAATCTTGAACCAAATGACAGAAATGCATTAATAGCTCGGAGTAAGTGTCACCTCTTATTGGGAGAACCTCAGAAAGCATTACAAGACGCTGAAAATGCACTGAACTATAAAATGAAAAGTGCCAACATGGCGAAAGCAATGTACTGTAAAGCAGAAGCCTTGTATCATCTGGGTGACTACGAGATGAGTCTTGTCTACTATTATCGGGGCATGAGGATTCGTCCAGAATATGGACAATTTCGTCTTGGAGTTCAGAAGTCCAAAGACGCGATAAAAAACGTACTACACAAGGACTCGACTATTAACGTGTGA
- the LOC143358968 gene encoding uncharacterized protein LOC143358968 produces MSEIIAAEAASAADAIDSKIMDILNPSLHHHDLLQSYVRAPADVTTSSRQSEEPDSTPNKNSSSLGTCLAVESPEDVDKESCAGNGRKKKRNDKKQQKHKTDKSSIESEMIIQKKKK; encoded by the coding sequence ATGTCCGAGATCATTGCAGCCGAAGCGGCGAGTGCAGCGGATGCGATCGACTCGAAGATCATGGACATTTTAAATCCGTCGCTGCATCATCACGATCTTCTTCAAAGCTACGTGCGAGCTCCCGCGGATGTAACGACGAGCTCGAGGCAGTCGGAGGAACCAGATTCTACGCCGAATAAAAACTCTTCGTCCTTGGGCACTTGCCTCGCCGTGGAATCCCCCGAAGACGTTGACAAAGAGAGCTGTGCCGGCAAcgggagaaagaagaagagaaacgaCAAGAAACAACAGAAGCATAAGACGGATAAATCGTCGATCGAGTCGGAGATGATTatccagaagaagaagaaatga